One Elusimicrobia bacterium HGW-Elusimicrobia-1 genomic window, CGAAATTTTCCGACAGCCACCGCAATTTTTCCAAAACACAACGCGCCTCGACATTACCGATCCTCGCGAGTTGTTTTTCGGCGGGCGGCAGAAAAACGACTTTATATTTTCTCACCACTTGACGCCGTATTTTTTTGCGATTTTTTCCGCGGGTATTTCTTTTTTTGTTTTAAGCGACCCGACCAGATTATTTTTAACAGTGGTTTTGACGTCCAAACCGACATCCGTATCGCCGAGCAGTTCGGCTATTTTTTCCTCGACAATACGCTCGATTGCGGGCTTCATCCTCTTTATTTCCAAAGTCAGCGCGGATTTAGACATAACTTTACCCTCATTTATTTGTCTTTCAAAGCGGCTATGCCGGGGAGTTCTTTTCCTTCGAGATATTCAAGAGACGCTCCGCCGCCGGTGGATATGTGAGTGATTTTTTTGTCGAGTCCCGCTTTTTTTACGGCCGAGACGGAATCTCCGCCGCCGACCACCGAGACCGCGCCGTTTTCCGTAGCGGCAGCAACAAATTTAGCCACCTCGACGGTGCCGTTGGCAAATTCATCTATCTCAAAAACGCCCATGGGTCCGTTCCAGAGAATGGTTTTGGCTCCGGTTATCACGGGAGCCAGCCGGGCCACGCTTGAAGGGCCTATATCAACGCCTATCCAGCCGTCGGGAATTTCGACGCCGTCGGTGTTCTTGTGCTCCGCGCCTTTTTCTATCTTCCGCGCTATAATGTGGTCTATCGGAAGAAGCACCCGGCATTTTGACGCCAGAGCTTTTTCCATTATCGAGCCGGCCGTCGCTATTTTGTCTTTTTCGACGAGAGACATGCCCACTCCGACCTTTTTATTCAGAAGAAACGTGTAAGCCATGGCGCCGCCGATAACCAGCGCGTCGACTTTGGATGTAAGATTGTCGAGGATGGCTATTTTATCCGACACTTTGGCGCCGCCGATTATGGCCACAAAAGGCCTTGCGGGATTCCGCATCGTCTCTCCGAGGAATTTTATTTCTTTTTCGACGAGAAGTCCGGAACACGCGATACCGACATACTTTGTGATACCTACGGTCGAGGCGTGCGCGCGATGCACGGTGCCGAAAGCGTCCTGTACGAAAACTTCGCCCAGCGAAGCGAGTTGTTTGGCGAACGCATCGTCGTTTTTTTCTTCATCGGGATGGAACCGCAGATTTTCAAGAAGCAGCACCTCGCCGCCTTTGAGAGCCGCCGCGGCTTTTTGAACTTCGGGCCCGACGCAATCCGCGACAAACTTCACGGAAACTCCGAGAATTTCCGAGAGACGTTTTGCCACGGGCGCAAGAGACATCGAGGCGACCGGTTTGCCTTTGGGGCGACCCAGATGACTCATCAAAACAAGCGAGGCGCCCGTCTGCGCGAGGATGTGTTTTATCGTCGGAACTGCCGCCTGTATGCGCTTGTCGTTGGTGATTTTACCGGATTCATCAATGGGAACATTGAAGTCCGCGCGCATCAGGACTTTCTTATTTTTCAGGTCTGCGTCTCGCACCGATAGTTTGCTCATATTTTTGCGCTCCCTCCGGTTTAGATTCCTTTTTTATCCATATATTTTATCAAGTCGACGACGCGCGAGGAGTAACCCCACTCGTTGTCGTACCACGCCAGCACTTTAACGAAATTGCCGCCGATGACTTTGGTGATTTTTCCGTCGACAGTCGACGATATGGCGGAGTGGTTGTAATCCACGGAGACAAGCGGCTCGTCGGAATATTCGAGTATGCCCTTCATTTTGCCTTCGGCGGCTTCTTTGAGCGCCGAATTTATTTCTTCGACTGTCGCGGGCTTGGCCAGTTCGACGGTAAGGTCCACCACGGAAACATTGGGCGTAGGCACGCGAATGGCGAAGCCGTCGAGTTTGCCTTTGAGTTCGGGAATCACAAGTCCGATGGCCTTGGCGGCGCCCGTCGTCGTGGGAATCATGGAGACGGCGGCGGCTCGGGAGCGTCTTAAATCGGAGTGCGCCATATCCTGGATTTTCTGATCGTTGGTGTAAGCGTGTATCGTGGTCATGAGGCCTTTTACTATTCCCCATTTATCGTTGATTACTTTTGCGACGGGACCGAGACAGTTTGTGGTGCAGGAAGCGTTTGAGACGACGTTGTGATTTTTGGGATCGTATTTATCGTCGTTGACGCCCATTACAATCGTTATATCCTCGCCCTCGGCGGGAGCGGAAATGATGACTTTTTTGGCTCCGCCTTTGGTGATGTGGCTC contains:
- the pgk gene encoding phosphoglycerate kinase; this translates as MSKLSVRDADLKNKKVLMRADFNVPIDESGKITNDKRIQAAVPTIKHILAQTGASLVLMSHLGRPKGKPVASMSLAPVAKRLSEILGVSVKFVADCVGPEVQKAAAALKGGEVLLLENLRFHPDEEKNDDAFAKQLASLGEVFVQDAFGTVHRAHASTVGITKYVGIACSGLLVEKEIKFLGETMRNPARPFVAIIGGAKVSDKIAILDNLTSKVDALVIGGAMAYTFLLNKKVGVGMSLVEKDKIATAGSIMEKALASKCRVLLPIDHIIARKIEKGAEHKNTDGVEIPDGWIGVDIGPSSVARLAPVITGAKTILWNGPMGVFEIDEFANGTVEVAKFVAAATENGAVSVVGGGDSVSAVKKAGLDKKITHISTGGGASLEYLEGKELPGIAALKDK
- the gap gene encoding type I glyceraldehyde-3-phosphate dehydrogenase, which encodes MSVKVGINGFGRIGRLVARAIIERKDKDIELVAINDLTDAKTNAHLFKYDSVHGRLAAEVKAVSEDEISVDGKKIKVFKKKDPAEIPWKDLGINVVVESTGLFTIKKDGVNKKGKEVRGAESHITKGGAKKVIISAPAEGEDITIVMGVNDDKYDPKNHNVVSNASCTTNCLGPVAKVINDKWGIVKGLMTTIHAYTNDQKIQDMAHSDLRRSRAAAVSMIPTTTGAAKAIGLVIPELKGKLDGFAIRVPTPNVSVVDLTVELAKPATVEEINSALKEAAEGKMKGILEYSDEPLVSVDYNHSAISSTVDGKITKVIGGNFVKVLAWYDNEWGYSSRVVDLIKYMDKKGI